One genomic segment of Ignavibacteriales bacterium includes these proteins:
- a CDS encoding sensor histidine kinase, with the protein MSSDQSIILTAIFSVTAVVLGLFLFFVVMMVRSHRKIEAAQRERLRQMQLFSEKLQAAREEEQKQIARELHDELGGALTGIKYDLLWLGKHTVMKSSVKERYQAIRTMVDTTTKTVQRISSGLRPKILDTVGLAAAVEWHIREFTKRTSIEVKLQQPDNLPSLDDAKTTGVYRIIQEALTNIARHSEATRAEVAMHLNNGELRVAITDNGKGIDQAMIVHPESLGILSMQERARMLGGKIAFTSNPGKGTCVVLSVQIHDGSQSKAAMVEKEGGHSL; encoded by the coding sequence GTGTCCTCAGACCAAAGCATAATACTTACTGCAATATTCAGTGTCACTGCAGTAGTGCTTGGGCTGTTTCTTTTTTTTGTGGTGATGATGGTGCGCAGTCATCGTAAAATTGAAGCCGCCCAGCGTGAACGACTGCGCCAAATGCAATTATTTTCAGAAAAACTTCAAGCGGCGCGGGAGGAAGAACAAAAACAGATTGCCCGCGAATTGCACGATGAACTCGGCGGCGCTCTTACAGGTATTAAGTACGATCTGCTCTGGTTGGGAAAACATACTGTCATGAAATCCAGCGTAAAAGAGCGGTACCAAGCTATACGGACTATGGTCGATACAACAACGAAAACTGTTCAGAGAATCTCTTCCGGATTGCGGCCTAAAATTTTGGACACTGTCGGATTAGCGGCGGCAGTGGAATGGCATATACGTGAATTCACAAAGCGAACTTCAATCGAGGTCAAGCTTCAACAACCAGATAACCTCCCGTCCTTGGATGATGCGAAGACGACCGGTGTGTATAGGATCATTCAAGAAGCATTGACCAATATAGCCCGTCATTCAGAAGCAACACGCGCTGAAGTTGCAATGCACTTGAATAACGGTGAACTTCGAGTGGCAATTACAGACAACGGTAAGGGCATTGACCAGGCGATGATTGTTCATCCTGAGTCATTGGGAATTTTGAGCATGCAGGAACGCGCCCGGATGTTGGGAGGTAAAATTGCATTCACAAGCAATCCCGGGAAAGGTACATGCGTTGTGTTGAGCGTTCAGATTCACGATGGAAGTCAATCAAAGGCGGCAATGGTGGAAAAGGAGGGGGGTCATTCTCTATGA
- a CDS encoding response regulator transcription factor encodes MRALIVDDHEFTREGIVHILTDNFDITKLARAGNYDEAMEQIKNNKWDIIILDVNLPGKGGLEILRTIRIIESKVPVLVLSMVPVSQYARRIVQAGASGYLTKSEPGEELIKAVRMVARGMKYFSPEVQQELPDIIDESIDKAKHHNLSDREFEVLRGLAEGKSSKEIAGEYKVSINTINSYRKRVLLKLHARSNIDLVKYAYKHKIVE; translated from the coding sequence ATGAGAGCGCTTATTGTCGATGATCATGAATTTACACGCGAAGGGATTGTTCACATTTTGACCGACAATTTTGATATTACAAAACTTGCACGAGCTGGGAACTACGATGAAGCCATGGAGCAAATAAAAAACAATAAATGGGATATAATTATTCTCGATGTCAATCTTCCAGGAAAAGGCGGTCTTGAAATTCTTAGAACGATTAGAATCATTGAATCGAAAGTGCCGGTATTGGTCTTGAGCATGGTTCCTGTGTCGCAGTATGCGCGCAGGATAGTACAAGCGGGAGCATCAGGATACTTAACAAAATCCGAGCCGGGTGAAGAGTTAATCAAAGCGGTACGAATGGTCGCACGGGGTATGAAATATTTCAGCCCGGAAGTCCAACAGGAACTTCCCGATATTATCGATGAAAGCATAGATAAGGCAAAACATCATAATTTATCCGATAGAGAGTTCGAAGTTTTACGAGGCCTGGCAGAAGGAAAAAGTTCCAAAGAAATTGCCGGAGAGTATAAGGTTTCTATTAATACAATCAACTCGTACCGTAAGCGTGTACTGCTGAAACTTCATGCAAGATCAAATATCGATCTTGTG